From a single Clupea harengus chromosome 24, Ch_v2.0.2, whole genome shotgun sequence genomic region:
- the LOC122128769 gene encoding stonustoxin subunit beta-like, with translation MRCSPLLSADACEFTLDQNTANTRLSLSEGNRKVTWVSEKQPYPDHPERFDWSQVLCREGLSGRFYWEAEWSGSSAGIAVAYKSILRKGEERSDSLFGRNDKSWSLYCFVDSYSAHHNYKRTDIPASSSRSRRVGVYLDWPAGTLSFYSVSSDTLTHLHTFHSKFTEPLYPGFRVWNYNSSVSVCQIT, from the exons ATGC GATGTTCTCCCCtcttgtctgcagatgcctgtgagTTCACACTGGaccaaaacacagcaaacacacgtctgtctctctctgaggggaacagaaaggtgacaTGGGTGAGTGAGAAGCAGCCGtatcctgaccacccagagagatttgactggtctcaggtgctgtgtagagagggtctgtCTGGACGCTTctactgggaggctgagtggagtggtAGTAGTGCTGGGATAGCAGTGGCATATAAAAGCATCCtgaggaaaggggaggaaaggagtgaCAGCCTGTTTGGACGTAATgacaagtcctggagtctgTATTGCTTTGTTGACAGTTACTCTGCCCATCACAATTATAAGAGGACTGACATACCTGCCTCTTCCTCCCGCTCCAGGAGAGtaggagtgtacctggactggccagcaggcactctctccttctacagcgtctcctctgacacactcacccacctgcacacgttccactccaaattcactgagcccctctatcctgggtttAGGGTTTGGAATTATAACTCCTCAGTATCCGtgtgccagatcacatga